AGCCAACTCGCAGGCTGTCGCCGCATCGCCGCTCGGCACAGATGATGAAGCCGGCCCCGAAACCGCCCCGGTTGTGACCACCCCGGCGCCCGGCGCAGGCGATGATCTGACCCGCATCAAGGGCCTCGGCCCCAAGATCGCGTCCTTGCTGGGAGAGTTCGGCATCAATTCCTTTGCGCAGATCGCTGCCATGACTCCGGATGAAGTCGAACGCCTCGACGCAAAGCTCGGCCGCTTTTCAGGGCGCATTACCCGTGACCAGTGGGTCGAACAGTCCAAGTTGTTGGCCGCAGGCGATGAAAACGGCTTTGCTGCACAATTCGGCAAGAACGGATAGAATTCTCGCAAGCTTGACGTCCAATCCGTGTTACAGTCCCGCTCGTGGGATTCGATAAGACGGGAGAATACCGATGGCTTTGCGAATCCTTGTGGCCGAAGACGAGTACATTACCGCCTTCGATCTGTGCGACACATTCGAGGAAGCGGGCTACGAGGTTGAAGGACCGCATGCCGGAATTTCCTCCGCGATGCTCGCCTGCCAGAAGGAAAAACCCGATCTTGCGCTGCTCGATATCGAGCTGGCCGACGGGCTGACCTATGAACTGGCGCAGAAGCTGATCGACGACAATGTGCCGGTGATCCTCCATTCCGAACCGGCCAACGCAGGCGCGGTCGCGGCGCGCTTTCCGGGCGCGACGATGCTGGCCAAGCCCTGCCCGCCCGCGCAATTGCTGGATGCCGTCAGCCGGGTGCTGATGCCGGCCTGAGGGGCTAATGCAGCCGCGTTTCAAAAACCCACACTTCTCCGCGGGTCAGGCCCGGGGAGAAGTGGAGGACAAGATCGATCCGCACGACCCTGAAAGGCGCACCCCCTTGCCCCTCAATGCCAAGCCTGCGAAGGCAAGCGCATGAGCACGATGAAACTCTACGGCTATTTTCGCTCCTCGACGTCCTACCGCCTTCGCATCGCCCTCAATCTCAAGGGCCTCGCTTTCGAGAATGTGCCGGTTGATCTGCGCACCGGCGCAAACAAGGACGCGGCATTCACCAGCCGCAATCCCTTCGGCTCTCTGCCCATGCTGGAAGCCGGTGGGCGCGACCGGGCGCAGTCGATGGCGCTGCTCGAATGGCTGGACGAGGCCTATCCCGAACCTGCGTTTCTGCCCCGCGATATCGAGGCGCGCTACACGGTGCGCGAGCTGGCCTATGCCATCGCGACCGAGATCCACGCGGTCAACAATCTGCCGGTGCTGAAATACCTCAAGGACCCGCTCGGCCATTCGCAGGACGAGATTGACGTCTGGTATCGCACCTGGCTGGCACGCACATTGGACCCAGTCGAGGCGCGTCTGGCGCAGCTTGGCGCGGGCGATTTCCTGCACGGCGATGCCCCCGGCTTTTTCGAGATCGTGTTGATCCCGCAGCTCGCGAATGCGCGGCGGTTCGATTACGATCTGACCGCCAGCCCGCACATGACCCGTATCGAGGCCGCCTGCCTCGCGCTGCCCGCTTTCGCAGCGGCGCATCCCGATAACCAGATCGACGCAACATAGAACAACGTCTTGGGAGGACACCGCAAATGAAACTCGCAACCCTGAACGACGGCACGCGCGATGGCAGGCTGGTGGTGGTCAGCAAGGATCTGACGCGCTGCTCGGCGGCGGGCTATATCGCGCCGACGCTGCAAGCCGCTCTCGACGATTGGGACCGCATCGCGCCGGAGCTGGAACTGCTCGCCCGCGATGTCGAGCATGAAACCGTGCCGTGCGAACGCTTCCACGAACGGCAAGCCCATTCCCCCCTTCCGCGCGCTTACCAGTGGGCCGATGGCAGCGCTTACATCAACCATGTCGAACTGGTCCGGCAGGCGCGCGGTGCGGCGGTGCCCGAAAGCTTTT
This DNA window, taken from Porphyrobacter sp. ULC335, encodes the following:
- the maiA gene encoding maleylacetoacetate isomerase produces the protein MKLYGYFRSSTSYRLRIALNLKGLAFENVPVDLRTGANKDAAFTSRNPFGSLPMLEAGGRDRAQSMALLEWLDEAYPEPAFLPRDIEARYTVRELAYAIATEIHAVNNLPVLKYLKDPLGHSQDEIDVWYRTWLARTLDPVEARLAQLGAGDFLHGDAPGFFEIVLIPQLANARRFDYDLTASPHMTRIEAACLALPAFAAAHPDNQIDAT
- a CDS encoding response regulator → MALRILVAEDEYITAFDLCDTFEEAGYEVEGPHAGISSAMLACQKEKPDLALLDIELADGLTYELAQKLIDDNVPVILHSEPANAGAVAARFPGATMLAKPCPPAQLLDAVSRVLMPA